A part of Streptomyces sp. NBC_01235 genomic DNA contains:
- a CDS encoding MFS transporter — protein MSQTSIDGPGTATVSALPSSDASPRHRWWILVVIGLAQLMVVLDATIVNIALPSAQKDLGFSDGDRQWVVTAYALAFGSLLLLGGRTADLFGRKTTFLIGLVGFAGASALGGAASSFEMLIVARAAQGLFGALLAPAALSLLTTTFTDAKERAKAFGVFGAIAGAGGAIGLLLGGVLTEYLDWRWTLYVNLAFAALAFAGGVTLLQRTTRDKTATIDIPGAVLVGGGLFCLVYGFSNAESHDWGSPATWGFLVAGAILLAAFTWWQTRSTHPLLPLRVLLDRNRGASFVSILIIGAGMFGVFLFLTYYLQQSLGYTPVKTGLAFLPMVAGLMIASTLASTVLIPRFGPKPVVPLGMGIAAAGMVWLTGLDLTSGYAADIMPPLIVAGLGLGLVMAPAMSLATAGVGAEDAGVASAAVNTMQQVGGSLGTALLNTLSTSAVTHYLDGKNPKDPMVLARAGLEGYSTAYWWSAAFFAAGLVISVLLYRRGVPATDPDAAPVVHM, from the coding sequence ATGTCCCAAACCTCCATCGACGGACCGGGCACGGCCACCGTGTCCGCGCTCCCGTCGTCCGACGCATCACCTCGCCACCGCTGGTGGATCCTCGTCGTCATCGGCCTGGCCCAGCTCATGGTCGTCCTGGACGCCACCATCGTGAACATCGCCCTGCCCTCCGCGCAGAAGGACCTGGGCTTCTCCGACGGCGACCGGCAGTGGGTGGTCACCGCCTACGCCCTCGCCTTCGGCAGCCTGCTCCTGCTGGGCGGCCGCACAGCCGACCTCTTCGGCCGAAAGACGACCTTCCTGATCGGCCTGGTCGGCTTCGCCGGCGCCTCGGCCCTCGGCGGCGCCGCGAGCAGCTTCGAGATGCTCATCGTCGCCCGTGCCGCACAGGGCCTGTTCGGCGCCCTGCTCGCCCCGGCCGCCCTGTCGCTGCTGACCACGACGTTCACCGACGCCAAGGAACGCGCCAAGGCCTTCGGCGTCTTTGGCGCCATCGCCGGCGCCGGCGGTGCCATCGGCCTGCTGCTCGGCGGCGTACTGACCGAGTACCTCGACTGGCGCTGGACCCTCTACGTCAACCTCGCCTTCGCCGCCCTCGCCTTCGCCGGCGGTGTGACGCTGCTCCAGCGCACCACCCGCGACAAGACCGCCACGATCGACATCCCCGGCGCCGTCCTCGTCGGCGGCGGCCTGTTCTGCCTGGTCTACGGCTTCTCCAACGCCGAGTCCCACGACTGGGGTTCGCCGGCCACCTGGGGCTTCCTCGTCGCCGGAGCCATCCTGCTCGCCGCGTTCACCTGGTGGCAGACCCGCTCCACCCACCCCCTGCTGCCGCTGCGGGTCCTGCTCGACCGCAACCGCGGCGCCTCCTTCGTCTCCATCCTGATCATCGGCGCCGGTATGTTCGGTGTCTTCCTGTTCCTGACCTACTACCTGCAGCAGAGCCTTGGCTACACACCCGTCAAGACCGGCCTGGCCTTCCTGCCCATGGTCGCCGGCCTCATGATCGCCTCCACTCTCGCCTCCACCGTGCTCATCCCCCGCTTCGGCCCCAAGCCGGTGGTGCCGCTCGGCATGGGCATCGCGGCCGCCGGCATGGTCTGGCTCACCGGCCTCGACCTGACCAGCGGCTACGCCGCGGACATCATGCCGCCGCTGATCGTGGCAGGCCTCGGCCTCGGCCTGGTCATGGCCCCGGCGATGAGCCTGGCCACGGCCGGCGTGGGCGCCGAGGACGCCGGCGTCGCCTCCGCCGCCGTCAACACCATGCAGCAGGTCGGCGGCTCCCTCGGCACCGCCCTCCTCAACACCCTCTCCACCAGCGCCGTCACCCACTACCTCGACGGCAAGAACCCCAAGGACCCCATGGTCCTCGCCCGGGCCGGCCTGGAGGGCTACTCCACCGCCTACTGGTGGTCCGCCGCCTTCTTCGCCGCCGGACTGGTCATCAGCGTCCTGCTCTACCGCCGCGGCGTCCCGGCCACCGACCCCGACGCGGCACCCGTCGTCCACATGTGA
- a CDS encoding oxygenase MpaB family protein codes for MTAHFPSRHPAERVVGTEAASRRHGAEANHLLTLLTAGDPLADAVIAELDLHGTRARRALDAGLENGLASLDDEPPTAVAALLAQLETTPSWIDPLMLHRGDVVSLSVPPMWFTLCSITSALAHTYASPATARQLARTGRPTAMAAPRLASAGVWARQTVRPGGLLRGGPGYLATVQVRLHHARTRARAVADWNTGAEGLPTGRLDLTRTWLGFTLIAFQALAAVGIDIGPEEERSLYRYWSYVAHLLGLDESLHKELANHDDARRLQSLLDAATPTPSGDSRVLTAAMVDAQARATAGAAGEEMTEEQVRLLIHSVLRRAFGAEWGDHLGIPPVSAATDPMPLISRLNRQARYWQTYSAASAQAARRQAVEEPGPGPEPIAVVLPLGVAFQRSAGVRRSGTPAA; via the coding sequence ATGACCGCGCACTTTCCGTCTCGCCACCCCGCCGAGCGAGTGGTCGGTACGGAAGCGGCATCCCGTCGGCACGGCGCGGAGGCCAACCACCTGCTGACCCTGCTCACGGCCGGCGATCCGCTCGCCGACGCCGTCATCGCGGAACTGGACCTCCACGGCACGCGGGCCCGGCGGGCCCTCGACGCGGGCCTCGAGAACGGCCTGGCAAGCCTGGACGACGAACCCCCCACGGCTGTCGCCGCACTGCTGGCGCAACTGGAGACGACCCCTTCCTGGATCGACCCCCTGATGCTTCATCGCGGCGACGTCGTGAGCCTGTCCGTGCCCCCCATGTGGTTCACGCTCTGCTCGATCACCAGCGCGCTCGCCCACACCTACGCGTCGCCCGCCACCGCACGCCAACTGGCCCGCACGGGCAGGCCGACGGCCATGGCCGCGCCCCGGCTCGCGTCGGCGGGAGTCTGGGCGCGCCAGACCGTACGGCCGGGCGGACTGCTGCGCGGAGGCCCGGGATACCTGGCCACCGTCCAGGTCCGACTGCACCATGCCCGCACGCGGGCCAGGGCAGTCGCGGACTGGAACACGGGCGCCGAGGGCCTGCCGACCGGCCGGCTCGATCTGACCCGTACCTGGCTCGGCTTCACCCTCATCGCCTTCCAGGCCCTGGCCGCCGTCGGCATCGACATCGGTCCCGAAGAGGAGCGCTCCCTCTACCGGTACTGGTCGTACGTCGCCCATCTCCTGGGACTCGACGAGAGCCTTCACAAGGAGCTGGCGAACCACGACGACGCCCGCCGTCTGCAGTCCCTGCTGGACGCCGCGACACCAACCCCCAGCGGGGACTCACGCGTGCTGACCGCCGCCATGGTCGACGCACAGGCCCGCGCGACGGCCGGCGCGGCGGGCGAGGAGATGACCGAGGAGCAGGTGCGCCTCCTCATCCACAGCGTGCTCCGGCGGGCTTTCGGGGCGGAATGGGGAGACCACCTGGGCATCCCCCCGGTCTCCGCCGCGACCGATCCCATGCCGCTGATCAGCCGGCTCAACCGCCAGGCCCGGTACTGGCAGACCTACTCCGCCGCCTCGGCCCAGGCAGCCCGCCGACAGGCCGTCGAAGAGCCCGGGCCCGGACCCGAACCGATCGCGGTGGTTCTTCCCCTCGGTGTCGCTTTTCAGCGCAGCGCAGGCGTCCGTCGCTCGGGTACACCGGCGGCCTGA
- a CDS encoding TetR/AcrR family transcriptional regulator — protein sequence MGARAESGRRPGRPGAGAPAVPEEGSILLRGLEAFAELGYDHASARELARRLGVSHNFINDRYGSKAAFWRAVVDHALGAELARLPQADPSLDDAEQLRRIITAFYQAAATTPMMGRILVHEFSSDTERLDYLHERYIAPTLQLMAPCIDRLVASGRMAPVPMHVLFFVIVPPVAGMVELPLARRLGRSEATSPQQRAATAQSLAGLVVNGMLGTASDSRP from the coding sequence GTGGGAGCACGAGCCGAGTCCGGTCGACGGCCGGGACGCCCGGGAGCAGGCGCTCCCGCCGTACCCGAGGAGGGCAGCATCCTGTTGCGCGGGCTGGAGGCCTTCGCAGAACTGGGTTACGACCACGCCTCGGCTCGCGAGCTGGCGCGACGCCTGGGCGTGAGCCACAACTTCATCAACGACCGGTACGGGTCCAAGGCAGCCTTCTGGCGCGCCGTGGTGGACCACGCGCTGGGTGCGGAGCTGGCGCGTCTGCCGCAGGCCGACCCCTCGCTCGACGACGCCGAACAGCTGCGGCGGATCATCACCGCCTTCTACCAGGCCGCAGCGACCACACCGATGATGGGACGGATCCTCGTCCACGAGTTCAGCTCCGACACCGAGCGGTTGGACTACCTGCACGAGCGCTATATCGCTCCGACCCTGCAGCTCATGGCGCCGTGCATCGATCGGCTCGTCGCCTCCGGACGCATGGCGCCCGTTCCGATGCACGTGCTCTTCTTCGTCATCGTCCCGCCCGTGGCGGGCATGGTCGAGTTGCCTCTCGCGCGACGCCTGGGCAGGTCCGAGGCCACCTCACCGCAGCAGCGGGCGGCCACGGCGCAATCGCTGGCGGGACTGGTGGTCAACGGCATGCTCGGCACGGCTTCGGACAGTCGCCCCTGA
- a CDS encoding bifunctional glycosyltransferase family 2/GtrA family protein → MTHTSSGLPTARRFQPALRADVFGSTATYTPTVEIVIPVYNEERALPGCIRTLHARLRDQLPYPWRITVADNASVDRTLAVARELSEELPVVGVFHLERKGRGLALRTVWAESDADIVVYMDVDLSTGLDGLLPLIAPLASGHSDLAIGSRLAPGARTVRGPRRELISRCYNALIRLTHGARFSDAQCGFKAARTDVLRPLLAKTEDDAWFFDTELLLLAEHNGLRIHEVPVDWVEDVDTRVDVVGTATDDLRGLWRMARLKASGAARVPVPRRPAPAAEHPDAVLAPDAARSQLAWQISCFVLIGIASTAGQALLYWLLRGWWQPAAANFVSLLVLTLLNTEANRRLTFRYSADGIGAGRAHLGAGALFVVGYLTTSAAVLVFRDAVPDASAAAETLVLAASSVLVTALRFLVLRLAVFRRRA, encoded by the coding sequence ATGACGCACACCAGCAGTGGTCTGCCCACGGCTCGGCGCTTCCAGCCGGCGTTGCGGGCCGACGTCTTCGGCTCGACCGCCACGTACACGCCGACCGTCGAGATCGTCATCCCCGTCTACAACGAGGAACGGGCCCTGCCCGGCTGTATTCGCACCCTGCACGCCCGACTGCGCGACCAGCTGCCGTATCCCTGGCGGATCACCGTGGCGGACAACGCCAGCGTCGACCGCACCCTCGCCGTGGCCCGCGAGCTGTCCGAGGAACTGCCCGTCGTCGGCGTCTTCCATCTGGAGCGCAAGGGCCGGGGCCTCGCGCTGCGCACCGTCTGGGCCGAGAGCGACGCCGACATCGTCGTCTACATGGACGTCGACCTGTCCACCGGCCTGGACGGACTGCTCCCGTTGATCGCCCCGCTGGCCAGCGGTCACTCCGACCTCGCCATCGGCAGCCGCCTCGCCCCCGGCGCCCGCACCGTGCGCGGCCCGCGTCGCGAGCTGATCTCCCGCTGCTACAACGCGCTGATCCGGCTCACCCACGGCGCCCGCTTCAGCGACGCCCAGTGCGGGTTCAAGGCGGCCCGCACCGATGTGCTCCGCCCGCTGCTGGCCAAGACCGAGGACGACGCCTGGTTCTTCGACACCGAACTGCTGCTGCTCGCCGAGCACAACGGGCTGCGTATCCACGAGGTCCCCGTCGACTGGGTGGAGGACGTCGACACCCGGGTGGACGTGGTCGGCACGGCCACCGACGACCTCAGGGGCCTGTGGCGCATGGCCAGGCTCAAGGCGTCGGGCGCCGCCCGCGTCCCGGTTCCCCGCCGCCCCGCACCCGCCGCGGAACACCCGGACGCCGTCCTGGCCCCGGACGCCGCCCGCTCCCAACTCGCCTGGCAGATAAGCTGCTTCGTCCTCATCGGCATCGCCTCGACCGCCGGACAGGCACTCCTGTACTGGCTGCTGCGCGGCTGGTGGCAGCCCGCCGCGGCCAACTTCGTCTCGCTCCTCGTGCTCACCCTGCTGAACACCGAGGCCAACCGTCGCCTGACGTTCCGCTACTCCGCGGACGGGATCGGCGCGGGACGGGCGCACCTGGGCGCCGGCGCCCTGTTCGTCGTCGGCTACCTCACCACCTCGGCCGCGGTCCTGGTGTTCCGCGACGCCGTGCCCGACGCCTCGGCGGCGGCCGAGACACTCGTCCTCGCCGCCTCCTCGGTCCTGGTGACCGCCCTGCGCTTCCTGGTGCTGCGACTGGCCGTCTTCCGCCGCCGCGCCTGA
- a CDS encoding ArnT family glycosyltransferase: MTPTTEAHAAPVLRLPVTSRALPRWAAPAALAAILLLSALLYGWALGSLGWANSYYSAAVKSMGRDWTNFLFGSFDPAGVVTVDKPPAALWPQVVSSKIFGMHGWALILPQVVEGVAAVLVLHRTVRRWAGEGAALLAALVMTLTPITVAINRDNNPDTLLVLFLVAAAYALTRALQSGSGRRSTWWLCASGFLIGCGFLTKMMAAWMVLPALAAAWLVGARGTWPARAGRLLTAGAVCAVSSLWWVVMVAWWPGEKPYIGGSTDGGAWDLVTGYNGLGRIFGESAGSGGMGNFAGGFGGEAGLLRLFNDQVAGQIGWLLPASAVALVVAVAAAVLRRRGSGSQGEALAGSGWVLWGTWLVVCGLVFSTQEGIFHPYYTTQLAPAVAALTAGLATALLRAHRAGARWALPVGAGTVPVTVVWAAVVIRRVPSWHGWLAWLVLLLGVVAVGLLLAAGRVARLVPVALGGALVAVLLAPAAWAVTVTGGSGAAMGGANPTAGPATAMFGGRNGGALPEGFELPEGVGGGGSGMPGGSSGELPEGMPSGMPTDMPGMPGASGGGSGSAGGSMPSFPGTGGTGGTGGGSGSGSRGGFTGPGGATTLTSDQRKILDFATEHSDGARITLAVDGGAQGAATFILNSDATVIGMGGFSGSDNAPSVGQLQKWTKDGELRYVLGSGGMGAMMGGKDGAASQRSTWISEHCTEVPAKEYGGTGSSGGGSAAGGIMGLTGTTLYDCAAK, from the coding sequence ATGACCCCCACCACCGAGGCGCACGCGGCTCCCGTCCTGCGTCTCCCCGTCACCAGCCGTGCCCTGCCACGCTGGGCGGCCCCCGCCGCCCTGGCCGCGATCCTGCTCCTGTCCGCGCTGCTGTACGGCTGGGCCCTCGGCTCCCTCGGCTGGGCCAACAGCTACTACTCGGCCGCCGTGAAGTCGATGGGCCGCGACTGGACCAACTTCCTGTTCGGCTCCTTCGACCCGGCCGGAGTCGTCACGGTCGACAAACCGCCGGCGGCGCTGTGGCCGCAGGTCGTCAGCAGCAAGATCTTCGGGATGCACGGGTGGGCGCTGATCCTGCCCCAGGTGGTGGAGGGCGTCGCCGCCGTCCTCGTGCTGCACCGTACGGTCCGGCGGTGGGCGGGCGAGGGCGCGGCGCTGCTCGCCGCCCTGGTGATGACGCTGACCCCGATCACCGTCGCCATCAACCGGGACAACAACCCCGACACGCTGCTGGTGCTGTTCCTGGTCGCCGCCGCCTACGCGCTGACCCGTGCCCTGCAGTCCGGCTCGGGCCGGCGCTCCACCTGGTGGCTGTGCGCGAGCGGGTTCCTGATCGGCTGTGGGTTCCTCACGAAGATGATGGCGGCCTGGATGGTGCTGCCGGCCCTCGCGGCGGCCTGGCTGGTGGGTGCGCGGGGGACCTGGCCGGCGCGGGCCGGGCGGCTGCTGACCGCCGGCGCCGTGTGCGCGGTGTCCTCGCTGTGGTGGGTGGTGATGGTTGCCTGGTGGCCCGGTGAGAAGCCGTACATCGGAGGCAGCACCGACGGCGGAGCCTGGGATCTGGTGACCGGCTACAACGGGCTCGGCCGGATCTTCGGTGAGAGCGCGGGAAGTGGCGGCATGGGCAACTTCGCCGGCGGCTTCGGCGGCGAGGCCGGGCTGCTGCGGCTGTTCAACGACCAGGTGGCCGGGCAGATCGGCTGGCTGCTGCCGGCGAGCGCCGTGGCCCTGGTCGTGGCGGTGGCCGCAGCGGTTCTGCGCCGCCGGGGCAGCGGCTCCCAGGGTGAGGCCCTGGCGGGTTCGGGATGGGTGCTGTGGGGGACCTGGCTGGTGGTGTGCGGGCTGGTGTTCTCCACCCAGGAGGGAATCTTCCACCCGTACTACACGACCCAACTCGCCCCCGCCGTGGCCGCGTTGACCGCCGGACTGGCGACCGCGCTGTTGCGGGCGCACCGGGCCGGGGCGCGCTGGGCGCTGCCCGTCGGCGCCGGGACCGTACCGGTGACCGTCGTCTGGGCCGCGGTTGTCATCCGCCGGGTGCCGTCCTGGCACGGGTGGCTGGCCTGGCTCGTGCTCCTGCTGGGGGTGGTCGCCGTGGGGCTGCTGCTGGCCGCGGGGCGGGTGGCGCGGCTGGTTCCGGTCGCCCTGGGCGGTGCGCTGGTGGCGGTGCTGCTCGCGCCCGCCGCCTGGGCGGTGACTGTGACCGGCGGGTCCGGGGCGGCGATGGGCGGAGCCAACCCGACGGCAGGGCCGGCGACGGCGATGTTCGGCGGAAGGAACGGCGGCGCGTTGCCGGAGGGCTTCGAGCTGCCCGAGGGCGTCGGCGGTGGCGGGTCCGGCATGCCCGGCGGATCCTCTGGGGAGCTGCCCGAGGGCATGCCCTCGGGGATGCCCACCGACATGCCCGGGATGCCTGGCGCGAGCGGCGGTGGCTCGGGCTCCGCAGGGGGCTCCATGCCCTCCTTCCCGGGAACCGGCGGAACCGGCGGAACCGGCGGCGGCAGCGGCTCGGGCAGCCGAGGTGGCTTCACAGGTCCGGGCGGTGCCACGACGCTCACCTCCGACCAGCGCAAGATCCTCGACTTCGCCACCGAGCACTCCGACGGCGCCCGCATCACCCTCGCGGTCGACGGGGGAGCTCAGGGTGCGGCCACGTTCATCCTGAACAGCGACGCCACCGTCATCGGCATGGGCGGCTTCAGCGGCTCCGACAACGCACCCTCCGTCGGGCAGTTGCAGAAGTGGACCAAGGACGGCGAACTGCGCTACGTACTCGGCTCCGGCGGCATGGGCGCCATGATGGGCGGCAAGGACGGCGCGGCCTCCCAGCGGTCGACATGGATCAGCGAGCACTGCACCGAGGTGCCCGCCAAGGAGTACGGCGGCACCGGCAGCTCCGGCGGCGGCTCGGCCGCGGGCGGCATCATGGGCCTCACCGGCACGACCTTGTACGACTGCGCCGCCAAGTAG
- a CDS encoding response regulator transcription factor, with protein sequence MPEPPAAPAPYRLLVVEDDPGIRMLLESALRLSGYAVASAATGRDALRDIEGLCPDLVLLDVMLPDLDGYEVTRSLRAAGVRTPVLFLTARGEVADRIAGLSAGGDDYVTKPFSIEEVLLRIRAILRRTDPERIVDAESADSGILRFADLELDENAHEVHRAGEYVPLSPTEFNLLTYLMENANRVLSKTKILNHVWGYDFAGDGRIVETYVKYLRRKIDRFDPPLLHTVRGVGYCLRLPRPGTDR encoded by the coding sequence ATGCCCGAACCGCCCGCCGCCCCGGCCCCGTACCGACTTCTGGTGGTCGAGGACGACCCCGGCATCCGCATGCTGCTGGAGTCGGCGCTGCGGCTGTCCGGCTACGCGGTCGCCAGTGCCGCCACCGGCCGGGACGCCCTGCGGGACATCGAGGGGCTGTGCCCCGACCTCGTCCTGCTGGACGTGATGCTGCCCGATCTGGACGGCTACGAGGTCACCCGCAGCCTGCGCGCCGCGGGTGTGCGGACGCCGGTGCTCTTCCTCACGGCCCGCGGTGAGGTCGCCGACCGCATCGCGGGCCTGAGCGCGGGCGGCGACGACTACGTGACCAAGCCGTTCAGCATCGAGGAGGTGCTGCTGCGCATCCGCGCCATCCTGCGGCGGACCGATCCCGAACGCATCGTCGACGCGGAGAGCGCCGACAGCGGGATCCTGCGCTTCGCCGATCTGGAGCTGGACGAGAACGCCCATGAAGTGCACCGGGCCGGGGAGTACGTCCCGCTGTCACCGACCGAGTTCAACCTGCTCACCTACCTGATGGAGAACGCCAACCGGGTACTGAGCAAGACCAAGATCCTCAACCATGTGTGGGGGTACGACTTCGCCGGCGACGGCCGCATCGTGGAGACGTACGTCAAGTACCTGCGCCGCAAGATCGATCGCTTCGACCCGCCCCTGCTGCACACCGTGCGCGGCGTGGGCTACTGTCTGCGCCTGCCTCGCCCCGGGACGGACCGGTGA
- a CDS encoding sensor histidine kinase codes for MIRGRPRSLRGRLVWGVTLLAAVAVLTAQAIGFLVLHSWLLNRVDQQLTEFILPDRAFADGAGLPARPAPDSVTLPSDFRMTFYDAAGKDRGTLGGGKKPGPSLPRNTGELHLEKGHQATVPAESGGGHWRVLWKDAKPGGTTFVVALPLDTVEGAMSKLLALNVAVFAVAVVGLVAVGRWVVRLGLLPLTRMEHTAQDITAGDLSVRLPDTDPRTETGRLGTVLNDMLDRLQQALCQREFSEARLRRFVADAGHELRTPLTSIQGFAQLALRHPDRPAAQRREADEQVARNAERMNHLVDDLLLLARLDQEPAYRTVPVDLLSLAADAVSAAAVRSGGEHRVTLSPLDAQAEDCEFEVVETVGDPDRLLQVVNNLLSNALVHTPPGTPVDVRVGTARAGATTGGTDRPGRASGSPPLTTGTPICVIEVADQGPGLPPEEAERVFERFYRVDPSRSRDHGGSGLGLAIATSIARGHVGRLELDTGAGLGCTFRLLLPVRD; via the coding sequence GTGATCCGCGGCCGTCCCCGGTCCCTGCGCGGCCGGCTGGTGTGGGGCGTCACCCTGCTCGCCGCGGTCGCGGTTCTCACCGCACAGGCCATCGGGTTCCTCGTGCTGCATTCCTGGCTGCTCAACCGGGTCGACCAGCAGTTGACGGAGTTCATCCTCCCGGACCGCGCCTTCGCCGACGGGGCCGGGCTGCCCGCCAGGCCGGCCCCGGACTCCGTCACCCTGCCCTCGGACTTCCGGATGACTTTCTACGACGCCGCGGGCAAGGATCGGGGAACCCTCGGCGGCGGGAAGAAGCCGGGCCCGTCGCTCCCGCGGAACACCGGCGAACTCCACCTGGAAAAGGGGCATCAGGCCACCGTCCCGGCCGAGTCCGGCGGCGGTCACTGGCGGGTGCTGTGGAAGGACGCCAAGCCCGGCGGCACCACCTTCGTGGTCGCCCTGCCTCTCGACACCGTGGAGGGGGCCATGTCGAAACTGCTCGCCCTCAACGTGGCCGTCTTCGCCGTGGCCGTGGTCGGGCTGGTCGCCGTCGGCCGGTGGGTCGTCCGCCTCGGCCTCCTTCCGCTGACCAGGATGGAGCACACGGCTCAGGACATCACCGCAGGGGATCTGAGCGTGCGGCTGCCCGACACCGACCCGCGCACCGAGACCGGCCGCCTCGGAACCGTACTCAACGACATGCTCGACCGCCTCCAACAGGCCTTGTGTCAACGTGAGTTCTCGGAGGCCCGGTTGCGTCGCTTCGTGGCCGACGCCGGACACGAGCTGCGGACGCCCCTCACCTCCATCCAGGGCTTCGCCCAGCTGGCCCTGCGCCACCCGGACCGTCCCGCCGCACAGCGCCGGGAGGCCGACGAGCAGGTGGCCAGGAACGCGGAGCGCATGAACCACCTCGTCGACGACCTGCTCCTGCTGGCCAGACTCGACCAGGAGCCGGCCTACCGCACCGTCCCCGTCGACCTGCTGTCCCTCGCGGCCGACGCGGTGAGCGCGGCGGCCGTACGGAGCGGGGGCGAGCACCGGGTGACCCTCAGCCCGCTCGACGCGCAGGCCGAAGACTGCGAATTCGAGGTCGTAGAGACGGTGGGGGATCCGGACCGTCTGCTCCAGGTGGTCAACAACCTTCTGTCCAACGCGCTCGTCCACACACCGCCGGGCACGCCGGTCGACGTACGCGTGGGCACGGCCCGCGCGGGGGCGACGACAGGAGGTACCGACCGCCCCGGCCGGGCCAGCGGCTCACCGCCGCTGACCACGGGCACACCGATCTGCGTGATCGAAGTCGCCGACCAGGGGCCGGGGCTGCCGCCGGAGGAGGCCGAGCGGGTCTTCGAACGCTTCTACCGCGTCGACCCCTCCCGCTCCCGTGACCACGGCGGCAGCGGCCTCGGCCTCGCCATCGCCACGTCGATCGCCCGGGGCCACGTCGGCCGCCTCGAACTCGACACCGGAGCGGGCCTGGGGTGCACGTTCCGCCTGCTGCTGCCGGTCAGGGACTGA
- a CDS encoding DUF6000 family protein, with translation MRYANEDPELLALVHRYVTPDRRYLKLGGPLMRMTEPERTKFTRELGEAAGDITPRELTILLEGGWRERKTAAWLIAVARRTEFRERLGEMLLASEVCFAGSAYCVTFATFATPADADLLAAYLDRYLRRPDLYYDQSAALGALLHLDAKLRADQAARFLTADGLWHQWIDGPPRKEHHSTPDSYRKSISRLCVFADESAEHRPARNR, from the coding sequence ATGCGTTACGCCAACGAGGACCCCGAGCTGCTCGCTCTTGTCCACCGCTACGTCACGCCCGACAGGCGCTACCTCAAACTCGGCGGCCCTCTCATGCGCATGACCGAGCCTGAACGCACCAAGTTCACACGGGAGCTCGGCGAGGCCGCCGGCGATATCACGCCCCGCGAGCTGACCATCCTGCTCGAAGGCGGGTGGCGCGAACGCAAAACCGCAGCCTGGCTCATCGCCGTCGCCCGCAGAACCGAGTTCCGCGAACGCCTCGGCGAAATGCTGCTTGCCAGCGAGGTCTGCTTCGCAGGCTCGGCCTACTGCGTCACCTTCGCCACCTTCGCGACTCCCGCCGACGCGGACCTGCTGGCTGCCTACCTCGATCGCTACCTGCGACGCCCCGACCTCTACTACGACCAGTCGGCCGCCTTGGGCGCGCTCCTCCACCTCGACGCCAAGCTCCGTGCCGATCAAGCAGCCCGGTTCCTGACCGCGGACGGCCTCTGGCATCAGTGGATCGACGGACCGCCCCGCAAGGAGCACCACAGCACGCCGGACAGCTATCGCAAGAGCATCAGTCGGCTCTGCGTCTTCGCCGATGAGAGCGCCGAGCACCGCCCGGCAAGGAACCGATGA
- a CDS encoding DNA-binding protein: MHERGQQGRPRSRNNRGYVLLKADTVEDDAWMSQPEAARHLGVTLIRLGMLIANRRLIPAENPAGRAGVTTASVQAEESWRANAPTRAKLARLLKDTINWF, encoded by the coding sequence ATGCACGAGAGAGGCCAGCAGGGGCGGCCGCGGTCACGAAACAACCGCGGCTACGTGCTACTCAAGGCGGACACCGTCGAGGACGACGCCTGGATGTCCCAGCCAGAAGCCGCCCGCCACCTGGGCGTCACACTCATCCGGCTCGGGATGCTCATCGCCAACCGCCGTCTGATACCGGCAGAGAACCCGGCCGGCCGAGCTGGAGTCACAACCGCCAGCGTTCAAGCCGAGGAATCCTGGCGAGCGAACGCGCCAACGAGGGCGAAGCTCGCCCGCCTCCTCAAGGACACGATCAACTGGTTCTGA